Within Desmodus rotundus isolate HL8 chromosome 6, HLdesRot8A.1, whole genome shotgun sequence, the genomic segment atatttaagtgctcctataTTGAGTACATAAATGTTTACGAGAGTTATATCCTTTGTTTGATtgctccttttatcattatgtagtgttcttctttgtctcttactataacctttgttttaaattctttttttgtctgatataagtattgctcccacagctttttttcttttcatttgcataaaatatttttttcccatccctttactttcagtctttgtttcttttgttctgagatgggtctatTTTAGACAGTGTGTCTATGAaccttattttcttatccattcagccaccttatgtcttttgattgaaacatttaatccatttacatttaaagtgattattgataggcatgcagttgtttcccttttattattcatatttatgtttttgtccttcatcttaaaaaagtccctttaatacTTCTTATAGtagtggtttggtggtgatgaactcctttagccttttattttctgggaagctcttttaccactccttaaattttaaatgatagctttgctgattagagtaatcttggttgtatgtccttgattttaatcaccttaaatattttGTGCTAATTCCTTCAATCCTAAAAAggttttgttgagaaatcagctcccagtcttatgagagctcccttgcggacaactaactgcttttctcttactgctgttaagattcttggtctttaacctttggcattttaattataatgtgtcttggtacTGGCCTTTGTGGGTTCATCTTTTTTGGTATTCTCTGTatttcctagacttgtatgtctatttcctttaccagggcaggaacatttttaatgtttatttcgtCAAGTAGGTTTctaatcccttgctctctctcttcttctggtacatgtatgatacaaatgttggtatgcttgacaTTGTCCTAGAGTTaccttaaactattctcattcactttaaatctttttctttttgcttggttgtttttttctacattgtctttcaaattgctgattcaatttTCTACTTCAtccaaacttatttttatttcttccagtgtattcttgatGTCAGATATTCTTCCTTCCTGAATGgtcctttttcatggtttctatatCTATTTTCATGCTGCTTTAGTCCTCCccaagtttcttgagcatccttgttaccattactttgaactctacatctgacaaattgcttgcctctatttcacttagctttttttctgaagttttctcctgttctttcattgggggcctattttctgtctccccatgttggctgtctctttgtttcTATGCAGTAGATGGATCTGCTATGACTCCAagtctttgtggggtggccttatgtagtcgGTATTCTCTGGGACCCAGTAGTccaatctccttgatctcctgagatAGTACTCtaagtatatttcttttttggattttgagggccctcctgttgtaattgagtcttgattgttgttggcctATTCATATGTGGGATCAGTCCTCAGGTTAGCTGCCTGTGAGATCACTGTGTTCTGGCTgccaaccaaaaaaagaaaagagaaaacaaaaaagaaaataaagaaacaaaaatatatgataagaaataatagtatatataaaaacccatatatttaaaaataaaaataaaatataaaattttaaaaaataaaaaggaggaaagaataagaaaagcagaaaggaaaaaccagaaaacaaatagaaaagaaaaagaaaaaaaaacagaagaaaaaattaagaaatagaaaagaagcaaaatattaaaaaaaataaaaattaaaaaaagaaaaaaatgggattcTCTGTAGTGTTTGGTGCCTACTttgatctccctttggatatgctatTTTTGGAGTTTGTTGGATTTTGCTCCATTGACGTCTGACACTGGCCACTTGGCCTGATGGGTGAGGGCCACTAGGGAAGGACTCTGGCTCAGGGCAATGTCAGATTCACTGTCTGTGTCTTGCCCTCTGCAACCTGCTTAATGAAGCTACAAGCAATCCACAACTTGTTGCTGCCTCTGCTGTTCTGGCTATGCCTAGGAAGGACCAAGCTGCTTTCCAACGCTAGCTTTTACCAGCATTGGGCCCAGAGGATGGGCCAGCAAGTGTCCCAAGACACCCCAAGATCTTCTCCTGTCTGCCTCCATGAGCCCACCAGTTGCCTGCTACAATTTGTCACTGAAAGGGCCTCTGGAAGAATGGAGAGGATGGAGCTAATGGGTCTCCAATGAGGGGGAGGTGCTGTTCAATCTTCAGTGAAGGTGGTGgtgtggcccctgccccagagctACTGAGTCTGTCCTGGATTTTGCCCTGACCTTGGCTGGGCAGAGCTCCTAGTATTCAGGCATTTGGGGCCTCTGGAGCCCAGAAATTGGGTTTGTTAGAAGCCAGGAGGGTGTTTCTATGGGATCTCCAATGCGGGGGAACCAGTCAGATTCATgggaaagtggggggaggggatggccTCTCCTCACAGCCAGTCACAAATGCCTGATTCGCCTAGACTACTATGCCTGTCTAGGCCTATGCCACGGGCTTCTCCCATGGGGTGAGAGAAATTCCTAAGTGGGAATTTCCCTAAGAAGAGAAGGTCCTAAGGGGAAGGTAATTAATTGCCTTCCTCCAGGCTGACCCTCCTGGGAGGGGGCTGCTCCATCTAGAAAAGATGTCTGCTGCCATTATTGGAGACTGACccagcactgggatcctggcagGTGTCCCCCCCACCtatctccccagagccacaagccccagtctctcctcaggagACTCCAGTCCATACTGCCCTCCTTCCTTCAGGGCCCAGGGTACATAGCAGCAAACACAGTtttatgtgttggccctttaagagaatgCCTGTGTCTCCCGCAGCTCTGCCTCTCCTTGGCAGACAGAAACAACCCTCCCCCCTCACTTTTTTACTGCCAGATGCTTCCTGGGTATCTCTTCCCAGCTCtagtgctctgggctggggagcgtGAGCTGGGGTTTAGGCCCAGAACCTCTCAGAGGGAACCTCCCAAAGCTGAGATATTCCTCTGGGGCCTGAGCCACTGGTCCGGGGACCAGGGCCAGCCCCTTTtgcttctctgcccttcctaccagtcttgacaTGGCTTCTTTTACAGCTCCTTGGTTGTAAATTTCCTCCTCAGTCAGTCTTCAGTTGGTCGTTCAGGGTggttccccacccccaatttagttgaatttccagtttggttctgggaggaggtgaatgCAAGACCCACCTCTGTGGCCACCATCTGGAACCCCCCGGCGTCAACAGCTCCCCAAGCCCGCCACGCACTTCAGGGGTGACGGGGCCATGACCAGCCCGCATCGCAGCAGCCCAATTCGTGCGTCCCCAGGccgccccagcctctgcctgctcagcctcataaattatttcaaatttttgtttacCTCAGTGTCCTAGGCCTGAGAATGCTATGAGGTTTGGCTGGTGACACCTGGTGGTATAGAATAGTAATTATGTATAACATGCAGCATAACAGGATATCTGCGTTGCTAAAGGAAATACTCAAAAGGCACAGATTCCAGGGAAAGATCTTCTGTGAATCAGAGTTCCTGATTTTAAGCAACCAAAACAAAACTTCCCTGACTTCAGCAGAAAAGTGCTGTCCCTTGAGGACAATGATGCCCTTTAACTTTAACACCACGGATATCCGGCTCTGGGTTCCGGGGCAGGCACTGACACTCCTGAGCATTGGACTTGCCTTCACCACTGGTACCACCGCCTGTCAGATCCTTTGACTCCCAAGATTTCAATTCAAAGTCCAGGATGGGATGCATGTAATGGCCTGCCCACGGTCACCTATCAGCACCCTGGCTGCACGGAAGGCTGGAGAACAGCTGGACCTTTGGCttatttaaggaaataataaaaagttattccaagattaaatgagataaatatttaCAAGGTACTTAAGCCACAGTGCCTAGGATTTGATGAGTTTTCCAGAATGATAGTtgtcattattttacatttttatttaatcatgaCCTTTTTTGAGGGCAAGGACCACATTTTACCCATTTTATATTCTGTATACAGGGTGTGAATCTttataagtgtttgttgaattgtGTTGCTTGCCCCTGAATTGAAACTAGGTTACTACACTTGCTTCTATAGCTCAGTTTATGTATAGGCCTCTTTAAggtctttaaataaaatatgctttaaaaatataaatatgtaacaatAATATCCATCCAATATTTgagtatttttcttcaaaattactACTAATAGACAATTAAATCTCTCCACAGGTCTTCTAGATTGCAAAAAGCAgaagataaaatttttttcttatcatgaAACTATTATCTGAAGGACAATTAAAATTTTGTGTCCAACCAATACACCTCATGTCATGGctgcttatatttttctttctgaagtctATTTCTTCTCTAAAACCTGCCCGACTTCCAATTTATCAAAGGAAACCTTTTATAGCTGCTTGGAATGCTCCAATCGATAAGTGtttgataaaatataatataagactgaatttgaaaatgtttcagaTGATTGGAAGCCCACTTGCCAGAGCCAGGGGGCAAAATGTCACTATATTTTATATCAACAGATTAGGATACTTTCCGTGGTATACATCACAGGGGGTTCCCATTAATGGGGGTCTCCCCCAGAACACAAGTTTGCAAGAACATCTAAAAAAAACTGACCAAGATATTAGTTATTATATACCTGCTAAAGATTTCAGTGGACTTGCTGTTATAGACTGGGAACATTGGCGACCTCAGTGGGCCAGGAACTGGAACAAAAAAGATGTCTACAGACAGAAGTCAAGAAAACTTATTTCTGATATGCTGAAGAATGTATCAGCTACTGACATTGAATGTTTAGCCAAAGCAACCTTTGAAAAAAGTGCAAAAGCTTTCATGAAGGAAACCATCGAACTGGGAATTAAGAGCAGACCCAAAGGTCTTTGGGGTTATTATTTATATCCTGATTGCCACAATTACAATGTTTATGCCCCCAACTACACTGGGTCATGCCCAGAAAAGGAAGTTTTGAGGAACAATGAGCTCTTTTGGCTCTGGAACAGCAGCACTGCTTTATATCCTTCTATTGGCGTCAGGAAATCTCTTGGAGATGGAGAAAACATTTTGCGCTTCTCACAATTTCAGGTGCGTGAATCCATGAGGATCTCCACCATGACATCCCGCGATCATGCTCTGCCTGTGTTTGTCTACACGAGGCTAGGCTACAGAGGTGaacctttactttttctttccaaggTAAGATACCCATTGCCAAAGAAAGGGAGATTTCCTGCCTATCGctaaaagaaacatttctttgttaattatgttcTTGAAAGAATTCCCAATTAGTGGTCTGTTagattaaattttcatttaagcaaaatgaattttgattgtcttatttattattattcttttaaggaATGAAATAAGGAGGGAGGAGGTTAAAGTGCAACATCAGCCACTAGTACTACTTCCTGCCCCCCAACTTTGTGCTCCCTTACAAGTGGCCCTTTGGAAAGGTTATTGAAGCAGTTGGTGGTAAGCAGGTTGGAAGATCACAGAGGATGTTTGAAATCACAGAGGAGTAGTTTGCTCATACATGTGGAAGTGAAATGGGTGGCATTTGTCCTTCTGACCTCACCATCTAAAATGTCAAAAGAacaatcttttccttttaatgtatAATACAGGCTGATAAAAGATATAAAGGAGgcacaatgtgaatatacttatcACTACTGAACTATATATCTGGAAATGGCTAAGATACTAAATTTTATGTAAGTGTTTTTTTaaccacaattatttttttaatatgaaggTATAAGGAAACTGCAAATCTGCTAAAAGTAGGTGAATTTATAGATTTAGCCATCTGGTTTATTCTTGACTTTATGACCACAACTAATGGAAAGTCGGTAAGAGTGGTATGAGtttctaaattcaataaattcatCACTAGTAGATGGCTTTGTAACCATCTTACAATAaaagttttattctgtttattttacttaagtCATACATGTAGCCAAAGACCTCACACAAACCATGAGGTTAACTTTTAAAACAGATAAACTTTCAGCCCAATTTCCcctcactttttcttcctttgctatTCTAGATGCCTAAATGGAAAAATCtagagataaaaatttaaaagtaattgatACGCTAACCTTTGGACTTGAGTAATTATATGTAACCTTCCTATAATGAGAAGACCTGAGACTTGCTTATGTCTTCCCATTTGTGATACAGTGGTGTTTTAAGACATTACTGGGTCCTATGGGTTTATCACATTTCTCCTTTGTCTCCCATTACAAGTTTCAATTCTCTAGCATGTATTAAGTGCATAAGTGTATAAAGATGTTCCATGTGTTAGGTATCCAAAGACAGAGGCTCAGGAAACACCCATGTGCGGGTTCTACCATAACTGGTAGGTATCTGTCAAGCACATAGAAAAGTAGAGcttaagagaaccaagatggcggcataggtagacacactgcgcctccttgcacaaccataactgacagataattgaacagcaaggaagtccgacaccaaggaaataaaaaagaaacattcatccagaccggtaggaggggcagagacaggcagccagggcagacaggacTTGCATTGCCATGGCCTGGCACATTGTGGAATGAatagggcaggcagtgtgaccactagcagaccctgtggccccacattcgcgcatagataaactgggaggaacagcgaGGGGGAGCAAAgaagaccacacaacccagggctccagcgcagggaaataaagcctcaaacctctgagtgaaaacacccatgggggttgaggcagcagcaggagaaactcccaacctcacaggagagttcgttggagagacccacaggggcctagggcgtgtacaagcccacccactcaggaacaagcacagaggggcccagtttgattgtgggtagtggagtgaaagactgaaacccggtggagaggggagcgggcaccattgctccctctcggcccctcccccacgtacagcatcacagcgcagtgaccagactagtgttaccccgccctggtgaacacctaaggcccctttaagtaacagcctcgccaagacaaaaaaaaaaaaaaaaaaaaggcccaaatgacagaacacttcaaagctccagaaaaaatacaactaagcgaggaagagatagccaacctatcggatgcacagttcaaaacactagttatcaagacgctcaccgAATTGGTCGAATCtcttcgaaaaccagatgaaaaaatgaagcctgtgctaagagaaacaaaggaaaatgtacagggaaccaatactgatgcgaaggaaactaggactcaaatcaacggtgtggaccagaaggaagaaagaaacatccaaccagaaaagaatgaagaaacaagaattcggaaaaatgaggagaggcttaggaacctccaggacatcttgaaacgttccaacatctgaactataggggtgcccgaaggagaagaggaagagcaaaaaattgaaaacttatttgaacaaactatgaaggagaacgtccctcatctggcaaaggaaatagacttccaggaagtccaggaagctcagagagtcccaaagaagctggacccaaggaggaacacaccaaggcacatcataattacattacctaagattaagcagaaggagagaatcttagaagcagcaagagaaaaggacacagttacctacaaaggacttcccataagactgtcagctgatttctccaaagagaccttacaggcaagaagggactggcaagaagtattcaaagtcatgaaaggcaaggatctacatccaagattgctctatccagcaaagctatcatttagaatggaagggaagataaagtgcttctcagataaggtcaagttaaaggagttcatcatcaccaagcccttattatatgaaatgttaaagggacttacccaagaaaaagaagataaaaaagatgaacagtaaaaatgacagcaaactcacagttattaatgaccacacctaaaacaaaaacaagagcaaactaggcaaacaactagaacaggaacagaaccatagagatggagatgacatggagggtttccaataggggagtgggagggggagagggggggaaggtacagagaacaagtagcatagatgataggtgaaaatagacagggggagggtaagaatagtgtaggaaaggtagaagccaaagaacttataagtatgtcccatggacatgaactatagggggggaatgtgggagggagggggtgggcaggatggagtggagtgaggggggggaatgtgacaactgtaatagcataatcaataaatatattaaaaaataataaaaaataaaattttaattgaagtgTAAAACAAAATAGAGCTTCTCAAAGGGAGAAATGCCACAAATGTTTGAAGATTTAGTAAATGCTATGCCTTTGACACTCTTAAagagatgaggaagaaaaaacCTCTATTGTGAACTGATACTTATATTACCcagaaaaataagcagaaaaattagCAACAAATGATTGAGGATGATAGGAAATCAGTACTATCtggaaggttttaaaaaattatctaagtCTTTACAAAATAGTGTTAACTTTGGTATTGAAAGTTAAATACCACCTTCTTTTATGAAACTTACTTTCCTTTTCTATGTTTGActtaaataagtttctttttttagagataataaatttacttttgaaaGAGACAATAAACTTTAAGGGACAAAGTGTTCATTTCAACTAGATTACTTTACTGGTACATTCTGCACTTTCTTCCAACCTAGGGTAAGCTAAGTCATGAGGAGCTACAGCCTCAGAGACGCATCTGTTCTcttgaaggaaagaagaaagaaacaatgggTCTTATTTAGAAAGAGTTTTCTTTGGCAGCCCCAAAATGTCATTCTGTATCATCTGAAAACCTTCTGGACAGcaagatattttcaaatgttttaagcCATCCGTTAAACTACTATTTTACTTTATCCTCTATGAATACCTGCCCACAAATTTTTAGAAacctcatatttatttatataaacccATAAGTGACTAGTAATGGCTTCCATAGCTAAACTTTCCAAAGATGTCcgcattttataaaatgtgtgcatgtgtgtgtacgcATGCAGTTaggattagaaaaataatttaccaaTAAGTAGCAAATCTCTTAACTTCTCCAGATCTCAGTGCCTCATTTCCTTAATCAACAAAATGGGACAGTATTACCTGCCCTACCTACACAGCAGAAGTATTATgaaagtcaaatgaaaaaatatatatgaaaatgtgaAACACTACTACATGTGGAAAAGCTATTGCTTTTTATCAGGCATTAAAGCCTTAAATTTGGGAGGGGAATATCTAAATGGAGTCTCTGTCAGTATTCCAGCAGGCATAGCTTGCGGGAATGATATGGGACAATAACACTTCATGTCACACTAGTTACACATAAATACAACCTAGATATAACTTGATGtctgctttaaaaatgtaagaaattctCTTGACTGTAGATTTGAAGATGTTTTTGTGTGCAATGAATCAACTCTCCCTCTGGTAACACACAAAGGAAGCTTATTAGTGATGCTCCAGCTCCCCACAGTGGGTACCTTACTTACATGCTCTGTGGTTTACCAGGGACTGAAACCCAAGTGTGGAGAATGAGACCTTGATTTGAGCCAGGATTGTGGGTAGGGCAAGGCCATTCTATACCATGCTAGCAATGGGAAGGTTTGTTGCTATTAGatactttgctttctcttttttaaatttattgatatgagagagaaagagagtgagagagagagagaggaagggggagagagaagataggagagagagatgaagggagagaggggggataggagagagagaagggatatagaaaaataagaggaagggagagagagagagagagagagagaaacaaagaatcatttatttgttgttccacttatttatgtattcattggttgcttcttacatgctCCCtaactgggatcaaacccacagtccTTGGCATAtttggatgatgctctaaccaagcgAACTTCCCAACCAgggctttgctttttctttatttctcctttcatgtGATGTCACCATGTGGCTTTCAGGTAGTCCCAATCTACTTTCAGAGGCACCTTACCTGTGACTTCCCCGAGTAGTGCTCTTACTTTTTTGGTCCCCAAACATAGCTGCTCTGTGATTCATTCAGCACTCTGTTCTTTGCTGGGTGACTGTGAGCTAATTTGGTACAGAAATTTGCATTAACGTCTGCTCCTTACTCCTTACCTCCAGGCAACATGTGCATGAAGGCTTGACATTTTGAATCAGCCCCAATAAACTTTCTTTGATAATGACACTAAAGGACACATTGAAAAGAAACTAACATGCCCCCTGATATCAACCTCACAAGACACGGCTTTCATGACAAACATCTGTAGCTTTCTTACTGAATATGaatcaataaactataaatacaaaatgtaaatgctgtgtctccttcctccctgtaATGACAATGCCATAACCCAAAGGAATTTACGAGAGGTTTCTGGTTTCTAGTCCAGCATGTAGGAAGTTTGAAAGTTGCCACTTgatcttaaaaattataaagctaaACAAACTGAAAACTCAACTCTTCTTAGAGTCTTAGAGAAGTGAGGACACAGGGCAGATTGCTGTCCTCAAaattggagagacagacaggaggaGAAACTTCTGGAGGCACCACTGCTGGATGGAGAAGGGAGACCTGAACTCTAATTGATAGTTGCTGGATGCTCAGTGTGGACAGGCCTGAGAGATTAAAAACTCTAGGGACTCAGTCATGGGTAGCGGTGTGGTTGTCTAGTAGGCAGAGGAAAAATGgaaccacttttaaaaaatatatatttttaaagatgttacttatttttagagagggagagaaacatcaatgtgtggctgcctcttgagcaCACCCCCTCCTAGgggcctggctggcaacccaggtatgtgctctgactgggaatcaaaccagcaacctttgggtttataggccagcactcaatccactgagccacacaagccagggtgaCAAATGGAGCCATTTTGAAGAGTTCAGTGCTTTCTGTTCTTAACCAAGTGTACTCTCAAGAAAAACTAACCAGAGCCAGACCTACTGGGGTCTTATCAGAGCCTAACtgacctgggggaagggaaatacTCAACTCCAGCTGGCTCTAGTATTCCACTTAGAAGAAGGGAAATACGAAACTCTAGCCCCATCTAGCTAGCCTGTCCCACCTAAGAGAGGGTAAAAAACAACTGAGGAGCATTTACGAAGTTCACAGTCTAGAGACAAAGTCTCACTAAAGACAGACCTAATAAAAcctttccatttcccccccactttACTAGCACATAACTAAAGGCCTATTTGTAGGAGCTCCTTTAACCTGGTATGAGCTATCTGACCATCAAGAAAAATTGAATCATGTCTAGCTAACAAGAAAAACATGACAAGGCAAAAAGCACAGTCTGAAGAGACAGAGCAGAAACAGACAGGTATGGCAGCGATGTTGCAATGATCGGACTATGAATTTAAAGTAACTATGATGAATATGGTAAAGATTCTATCAGATAAAGTAGGCTACGTGCAAGAACGGATGGATAAGgtaagcaggaagaaggaaattctaagaaagaaacagaaagaaatgttaGAGATCAAAAAGGctgtaacagaaataaagaatgtcttTGATGAACGTACTAGATTGCACATGATTAAGAATTTTTGAACTTCAGGATAGCTCAATAGAAACCTccaaaactaaaaaggaaaaagaaaataaatctaaaacaagacaaaacaaaacaacagtaacaaaaataaacagaatagaatGTCCGAGAGAGCTGAGATACCTGAAAAGGTGTAACATACACTTAATACGAATTCGTAAAAGGCCATTAGGGGATTTTGGCCCTCTGATAACACCGTGACATCATGTGAATATGGCATCACTGCATTCGGGGAAGTTTCAAAGTGAGTGGAGGGAGGAGCTCTGCTCCCTTATGTCTTTGCCAGAAATGGCCATGGACCCAGCCCATCTTCATTCTGGGCAGTCACACTGTATCATTTGAGCCTCACAAAATCTCTGCTTCCTGTCATGTTAGCTCTGACCTATTCAGCAAACACTCTGGTCATTGAAAATGGAAGTGGATGTGAGCCTGAAAAGGAAATTAGTTTAAcccaaaatctcttccctttttgaAAATTTCCAGAAAACCTTAAAAACTGAGTTCACAAAACCATTAATTTGAGTGGACTATAAAATTGTCAGATAAGGAAATATCTCTCAAGtattgatatttatataaaatgcccCAGGCAAAAACACAGtctaaaattttgcttttatttgccACCAAATCACCCAATTATGTTTTCTAGCATATAATTGATGGAAATTCATCCCTGGAGTAAAAGGTGAATGCTTAACATCCCAAACAGTGGGGGAATGTGTTATAACTTAACAAATTTATTTAGGAAACCTACTGTAGGAAGTTAATTTAGGAAATGAACTGCATATATTCGACTCTTAGTTTCCTCTGAAACGGCCTCAATCCATGTTAATCCTTAAACACTAAAACAATCATCTTTTAGGATTACAAAACCAAATTCCCCCTGCTGAAATTCCATTCTCACCTATGTTACCTGTATTGACAAAAACTTGGGCAGCCTTACCACATCTTGATGAGTCATAAAGTTCATTGAGTCAGGTACTTTGAAATCAAACACAAATAATTTCAGGGACCAACTATAAGGGCTAGACCAAATCAGAGCCTTCAGGTCTTTAACACTGTGTTCCTTTGCCTGGACTTGGGATCCAAATGACACAAAACCCTCCGAGTCACTGCAGAGTCCAAGTTCTCAGGGGGTTGTTGCAAACCAAAAAAGTAAGGGAGCTAAGAGGGGCATGAGCCATTCCTCACATTTGGAGAAGGAAAAcgtttgatttctgtttctggatcATGTATATATAAACAACTTTTGGTGGCTATTTACAGGCTAACTGTCTTCAAAAGAATATGTTATTTGGCTAAAtgttaagtttttctttaaacatatttaatagGTTTTCCCATATAGAGTGTAATTTCTGAGCCTTATAGAGTATATTATAGAGTGTAATTTCTGAGTCTTGGGTCACTCAACATTTTCATTATTctaagaaagtagaaaataattttattctaattgaTTTAACTCAACCTCTAATCTTAATTCCTGGCATGTTGTTTTATATTCAAATGAATAATAAACTCCACTCTCTTCTATCTAGCAAGATCTAATCAGCACCATTGGAGAAAGTGCTGCCTTGGGAGCTGCAGGCATTGTTATTTGGGGAGACATGAATTTAACTTCATCTAAGGTAAGATAGCACCTTGAAGCTTTAGTTAATATTGTTTAAAGAATTTGCTCTGTTTTCCTATAGAGTTCACTAATCAGAGGTCTCATGGCTTCCACAGTAAACTAGCTTTAGAAAAAAGTCCATATCAATGCCTGATACATAGAAGGAACTCAATACATACAGTCTTTTATTAAGAGAATGATAAAAACATGGACATT encodes:
- the HYAL4 gene encoding hyaluronidase-4, with the protein product MKLLSEGQLKFCVQPIHLMSWLLIFFFLKSISSLKPARLPIYQRKPFIAAWNAPIDKCLIKYNIRLNLKMFQMIGSPLARARGQNVTIFYINRLGYFPWYTSQGVPINGGLPQNTSLQEHLKKTDQDISYYIPAKDFSGLAVIDWEHWRPQWARNWNKKDVYRQKSRKLISDMLKNVSATDIECLAKATFEKSAKAFMKETIELGIKSRPKGLWGYYLYPDCHNYNVYAPNYTGSCPEKEVLRNNELFWLWNSSTALYPSIGVRKSLGDGENILRFSQFQVRESMRISTMTSRDHALPVFVYTRLGYRGEPLLFLSKQDLISTIGESAALGAAGIVIWGDMNLTSSKGNCTKVKQFVSTDLGSYIINVTRAAEMCSLHLCRNNGRCTRKMWNAPDYLHLNPASYHIEVSGDGEFNVKGGASDTDLAVMAEKFSCHCYQGYEGADCGEMRTADGCSGVSSFSGFLTTLCLMVLAGYQGIRL